From one Labeo rohita strain BAU-BD-2019 chromosome 8, IGBB_LRoh.1.0, whole genome shotgun sequence genomic stretch:
- the nr1h5 gene encoding nuclear receptor subfamily 1, group H, member 5 isoform X4 — protein MREGTDPEMSMSVGGYLSASDTFDITEPPQYYDVLVDPLSCSYQEPDLQSPLYGQQPFSNVNVQFSMYGAPNAQACNPPYPYSHQCSEFTCEPDMEVQSPTRGSIVGLPVLKRPRMGHGARVKGQDELCVVCGDKASGYHYNALTCEGCKGFFRRSVTKKAVYRCKSGGSCEMDMYMRRKCQDCRLRKCRAVGMLAECLLTEVQCQSKRLRKGSKHRGHNGSAGRTEDDYSENRSVSSTSKFTTRVSGFSREQRCILNRIVEAYRRYIIQDNTHCRVPLWSSLTSSVDLTPPQTEKLLQFLRSVPGFELLDSSDQNTLLSSSSVEVMFLLLAQQFSENPTSVSNALYPANLNNSNHFESKTGHSHRTLTHSAWCLLL, from the exons ATGAGAGAAGGGACAGATCCTGAGATGAGCATGTCAGTCGGTGGCTACCTCTCTGCATCAGACACATTTGACATCACAGAGCCGCCACAGTACTATG ATGTTCTTGTGGATCCACTGAGCTGCTCTTACCAGGAACCAGATCTACAAAGTCCTCTCTATGGCCAGCAGCCGTTTAGCAATGTCAATGTGCAGTTTTCAATGTACGGAGCGCCAAATGCTCAAGCGTGCAACCCGCCATACCCCTACAGCCATCAGTGCTCTGAGTTCACCTGTGAGCCAGACATGGAGGTCCAAAGCCCAACAAGAGGCAGCATTGTCGGACTTCCAGTGTTGAAAAGGCCCAGGATGGGCCATGGAGCTCGAGTGAAAGGCCAGGATGAGCTGTGTGTGGTGTGTGGAGATAAAGCCTCGGGATATCACTACAATGCCCTCACCTGTGAGGGATGTAAAG GTTTCTTCAGGCGCAGTGTGACTAAAAAGGCTGTGTACCGCTGCAAGAGTGGCGGAAGCTGCGAGATGGACATGTACATGCGGAGAAAGTGTCAGGACTGCAGACTGCGCAAGTGCAGAGCCGTCGGGATGCTGGCAGAGT GTCTGCTTACAGAGGTGCAATGCCAGTCGAAGAGACTGAGAAAGGGCTCCAAGCACAGAGGACACAACGGGTCAGCAGGAAGAACTGAAGATGACTACTCTGAAAACAGAAGCGTCTCATCCACCAGCAAATTCACCACACGT GTATCCGGCTTCTCCAGAGAGCAGAGATGCATTCTGAATAGAATTGTCGAGGCTTATCGTAGATACATAATTCAAGACAACACGCACTGCCGG GTGCCTCTCTGGTCAAGTTTGACAAGCAGTGTAGATCTGACTCCTCCTCAGACAGAAAAGCTTTTGCAATTTTTAAGGAGCGTACCTG GGTTCGAGCTTTTGGATAGTTCTGACCAGAACACTCTTCTGTCCAGCTCTTCAGTTGAAGTCATGTTCCTGCTCTTAGCTCAGCAGTTCTCCGAAAACCCCACTAGTGTTAGCAATG CTTTATACCCAGCAAATTTGAATAACTCAAACCATTTTGAGTCCAAGACTGGGCACAGCCACAGGACATTGACACACTCAG CATGGTGTCTATTGCTGTAA